Proteins from one Cryptomeria japonica chromosome 4, Sugi_1.0, whole genome shotgun sequence genomic window:
- the LOC131874974 gene encoding uncharacterized protein LOC131874974 produces the protein MDQPILNFESEEERRQYQRAQRREYQREYQREYRRRQRERLTDDQREEERRRQSEARRQRNARRAENESSRSIERVAETPRPRSQFENNLGAEGDAQNRQNTNGMIRADFQRFQMQFRHQLDRFRMPSMCYICQECYLGIKVNRSSQGPICTRCRQERGNNRFSASNNMDPGPQPEELASLTQVEEMFIARVNPILQVTHATGGQYKYKGHTISFPQNVEHISNILPHTIDHLPIIIVRIRDQRGTNYNFTVNRDRVYKALKYKIEHDKYYSNVIVNENALNDLSSNFDENIFNRLKTVHMEFDSDANEIIFVGPIMETDEGNTIDHTNSMASKLPNAQKEMELIHAWINNPDTNQTTLIDWPAIGTSPINEYVTLGLLDMAFPTLFPDGRCDWLEPRMRRVHLHEFVKHLLRLMRFGTSLRGTRSYWAKCRAELIDMLHQIGSPTIFFTLSAADMYWPDLHALMPGTSPTTPREAQNWRKQNVINYPHIVAHYMHLRHSIFRKEILEKGMNVEDFWSRYEWQHRGSPHVHGFIWMNGAPNMDNIDWSNEEQRKHEEKYFHSIVHAWNPREDPHQRNIQAFQNFPLHPCLKNTRQLAEIDIDKDYEEILNCVERHTLCREGACLRKKRGKMVCRYNAPWPLNLSGSKLYEDIETGEKKFEPTRNDDRVNSHNRHILQLWRANIDWQPVLCKHAVVKYIAKYAAKAEKSSETYHQMLMRLSNMEDPNDLAARAYRRLLTKTIIEKDIGAQETCHMLLELPLVESSRRFVNLNVSREVFKPVTINDEENNEEQTKSFIDGYKTRPLCMEELLLYKPFHDIERDIGHDDDSMIANWESFTYNPWHVERITSIENAEANTDSEIEENEAIQRNTTEHEWEIISRLHHGQNIQFSEIDMLGRRDIDRHTNWSTDYQGEEYTTTTISFITNMKDHGCLIYDDIPQCINYMTLSDKQKKAVDIIMTHYERSQNKVPLFMIIQGTAGTGKSYLIGVISQALENAAMPSRSPLLLLAPTGVAAFNIGASTVHSKLRIPIRDFTQLQGTRLAIFQEEMAHIKYILIDEMSFIGQNMLENIDSRLRQAYPQSAHLSFAGISMILVGDLGQLPPVNDRPAYASNRRAKLLWEEFKIVVTLDKIFRQDGENIQQQRFHQLLTNLRDANPQIDDWKLLMMRTPTNIDVASNSEFENTVHLFSTNDNVHSHNKKMLYSLRHPVARSVATKAGSVDIAEDFSTGELDLELLISKNSRVMLTSNLWIQAGLVNGALGYVQKIVYKPGSAPPDPPTYVMVEFDNYSGLPFEDHHPNTIPITPIQKGRTLQLPLRLAWALTIHKSQGLTLPKVTIDIGPRERTGLTFVAVSHVKSLEGLTIMPPFTYDRYEKMKKGRQLAKRKAEENRLKLLEDN, from the exons ATGGATCAACCAATATTGAATTTTGAATCGGAAGAGGAGAGGAGGCAATATCAAAGAGCACAAAGAAGAGAGTATCAGAGAGAATATCAAAGAGAATATAGGAGACGACAACGGGAACGTTTGACAGATgatcaaagggaagaagaaagaagaagacaaagtgAAGCTCGAAGACAAAGAAATGCTAGACGAGCAGAA AATGAAAGCTCAAGGTCAATAGAACGAGTTGCAGAGACACCTCGACCTAGAAGTCAATTTGAGAATAATTTGGGTGCAGAAGGTGATGCACAAAAtagacaaaatacaaatggaatgaTTCGAGCTGATTTTCAAAGATTTCAAATGCAATTTCGACACCAATTAGATCGCTTTAGAATGCCAAGCATGTGTTATATTTGTCAAGAGTGTTATCTGGGAATTAAAGTAAATCGTAGCTCACAAGGTCCTATATGCACTAGATGTagacaagagagaggaaacaaTAGATTTTCAGCTTCAAACAATATGGATCCCGGGCCACAACCAGAAGAGCTTGCAAGTTtgactcaagtagaagaaatgttcaTTGCACGTGTCAACCCAATATTACAAGTTACACATGCAACAGGTGGTCAATACAAATACAAAGGACACACAATAAGTTTTCCACAAAATGTGGAACATATTTCAAACATTTTGCCACATACAATAGATCATTTGCCAATCATTATTGTTCGAATAAGGGACCAACGTGGCACAAATTATAACTTTACAGTGAATAGGGATCGTGTGTACAAAGCACTTaaatacaaaattgagcatgataaataTTATTCTAATGTCATAGTTAATGAGAATGCTCTCAATGATCTATCTAGCaattttgatgaaaatattttcaataGATTGAAGACAGTGCATATGGAATTTGATTCTGATGCAAATGAAATCATATTTGTGGGTCCAATCATGGAAACAGATGAAGGTAATACAATTGACCACACAAATTCAATGGCTTCTAAACTACCTAATGCTCAAAAAGAAATGGAATTAATACATGCATGGATTAATAATCCTGATACAAATCAAACAACATTGATCGATTGGCCAGCAATTGGTACATCTCCTATCAATGAGTATGTCACATTGGGATTACTTGATATGGCATTTCCAACATTGTTTCCTGATGGTAGATGTGACTGGTTAGAGCCACGAATGAGGCGAGTGCATTTGCATGAATTTGTGAAACATCTACTGCG GTTGATGCGGTTTGGAACATCATTGAGGGGTACAAGGTCATATTGGGCCAAATGTCGTGCAGAATTAATAGACATGCTTCATCAAATAGGCTCCCCTACGATATTCTTCACATTAAGTGCAGCAGATATGTATTGGCCTGATTTGCATGCACTAATGCCGGGAACATCACCAACCACTCCACGAGAAGCTCAAAATTGGAGAAAGCAGAATGTTATCAACTACCCCCATATAGTTGCACATTACATGCACTTAAGACattcaatatttagaaaagaaatccTAGAAAAAGGAATGAATGTTGAAGATTTTTGGTCTAGGTATGAGTGGCAACATAGGGGGTCACCACATGTGCATGGATTCATATGGATGAATGGAGCACCCAATATGGACAATATTGACTGGTCAAATGAAGAGCAACGAAAACATGAAGAAAAATACTTTCATtccattgttcatgcatggaatccTAGAGAAGATCCACATCAACGAAATATACAG GCATTTCAAAATTTTCCTCTACATCCATGTCTAAAAAATACAAGACAACTTGCAGAGATAGATATTGATAAGGACTATGAAGAGATCCTTAACTGTGTAGAACGACATACATTGTGTAGGGAGGGTGCATGCCTGCGAAAAAAAAGAGGAAAGATGGTTTGTAG GTATAATGCTCCTTGGCCTTTGAATCTCAGTGGGTCCAAATTATATGAAGATATAGAAACAGGTGAAAAAAAATTTGAACCTACAAGAAATGATGATAGGGTGAATTCACATAATCGTCACATATTGCAATTATGGAGAGCAAATATAGATTGGCAACCTGTTCTTTGCAAACATGCAGTAGTCAAATATATTGCCAAGTATGCAGCAAAAGCAGAGAAAAGCTCTGAAACATATCACCAGATGTTGATGCGCCTCTCCAACATGGAAGACCCTAATGATTTAGCTGCTCGAGCATATAGAAGGCTTCTAACTAAAACAATTATTGAAAAGGACATTGGTGCTCAAGAAACATGTCACATGTTGTTAGAACTTCCACTAGTAGAGAGTAGCAGAAGATTTGTTAATCTAAATGTCTCACGTGAGGTGTTCAAACCTGTAACTATaaatgatgaagagaataatgAAGAGCAGACAAAATCTTTCATTGATGGATATAAAACAAGGCCTCTTTGTATGGAAG AGTTATTACTCTACAAACCATTTCATGACATAGAAAGGGATATTGGTCATGATGATGACTCTATGATAGCAAATTGGGAGTCATTTACCTACAATCCTTGGCATGTCGAACGAATAACAAGTATTGAAAATGCAGAGGCTAATACTGATTCAGAAATTGAAGAGAATGAAGCTATTCAGAGAAATACCACAGAGCATGAATGGGAAATTATATCTAGGCTACATCATGGTCAAAATATACAATTTTCAGAAATAGATATGTTGGGGAGAAGAGACATTGATAGACATACAAATTGGTCTACTGATTATCAAGGTGAAGAGTACACAACTACAACAATCAGTTTCATAACTAACATGAAGGATCATGGATGTCTTATATATGATGATATACCCCAATGCATCAACTACATGACCCTCAGTGATAAGCAAAAAAAGGCAGTTGATATAATTATGACACACTATGAGAGGAGTCAAAATAAAGTGCCATTGTTCATGATAATTCAGGGAACAGCAGGTACAGGAAAGTCATATTTAATTGGTGTCATCAGTCAAGCTCTTGAAAATGCTGCAATGCCATCTCGTTCTCCCCTTCTATTACTCGCACCAACAGGAGTTGCAGCATTCAATATAGGGGCCTCTACAGTTCATTCCAAATTGAGAATCCCAATACGAGATTTCACTCAACTACAGGGAACAAGACTTGCCATTTTTCAAGAAGAAATGGCGCATATCAagtacattttgattgatgaaatgagcttcattggtcaaAACATGTTGGAAAACATAGATTCTCGACTCCGACAAGCATACCCACAAAGTGCACACCTAAGTTTTGCAG GTATATCTATGATTTTGGTAGGAGATTTGGGTCAATTGCCTCCGGTTAATGATAGACCTGCATATGCCAGTAATAGACGGGCAAAGCTACTATGGGAGGAATTCAAAATTGTGGTTACTTTAGATAAAATATTCAGACAAGATGGAGAAAATATTCAGCAACAAAGATTTcatcaacttttgacaaatctaagagatgcaaaccCTCAAATTGATGATTGGAAGCTACTAATGATGAGAACCCCTACTAACATAGATGTTGCAAGTAATTCTGAATTTGAAAATACTGTCCATTTGTTCTCCACAAATGACAATGTTCATAGtcataataaaaaaatgttatattcattGAGGCATCCCGTTGCACGAAGTGTTGCAACAAAAGCAGGAAGTGTTGATATAGCAGAAGATTTCTCAACTGGTGAACTTGATCTAGAGTTATTGATCAGTAAGAATTCAAGGGTCATGCTAACTTCAAACCTTTGGATACAAGCAGGTCTTGTAAATGGAGCTTTGGGATATGTTCAAAAGATTGTCTACAAGCCAGGAAGTGCTCCACCTGACCCACCGACATATGTGATGGTTGAATTTGATAATTACTCAGGATTACCATTTGAAGATCATCATCCAAATACAATTCCAATAACACCAATACAAAAGGGCAGAACACTTCAGCTACCATTGAGATTGGCATGGGCATTGACTATACATAAATCTCAAGGATTGACTCTTCCAAAAGTAACTATCGATATAGGACCAAGAGAACGAACTGGATTGACATTTGTTGCAGTATCTCATGTAAAATCTCTAGAGGGTTTGACAATAATGCCACCATTTACATATGATCGTTATGAGAAAATGAAAAAGGGTAGACAACTTGCGAAGCGCAAGGCTGAGGAAAATAGGCTCAAACTTTTggaagataattga